In Gloeomargarita sp. SRBZ-1_bins_9, one genomic interval encodes:
- a CDS encoding serine hydrolase yields MPGRKQAWRVQGWPRLGLLLFVGAGSLGFLAGGWLALRWAQPQTLNSNSEWVATTDEQEDQAEVASPLIYNVRTAPPTVYNPDLQAVVQQMVAWVQARGLPTAALSITLMDVSRPETPQIAGYQQQELRYPASVVKLFWLVMFLAYQQAGLLTGEAVPIAELTAMMQLSSNDAASRVVDALTGTESGEALGPAEFAQWKQKREQINHFFRGAGYGYLNLMHKNFPIYGYEEPWGREWQLRGGDQQPSRNRLTTWQTARLLYEIYTLQAVSPTASQKIQDWITRTSPLPGFLGANLPPDAQVLGKEGHTSTCRHDGVIIRRSDGRMAFILVVFGDDPAYSADEEFLPELARRSWQALNRLYP; encoded by the coding sequence GTGCCGGGACGCAAGCAGGCATGGCGGGTGCAGGGATGGCCTAGGCTGGGTCTGCTACTGTTTGTGGGGGCCGGTAGCCTCGGTTTTTTGGCAGGCGGGTGGCTGGCGCTACGGTGGGCACAACCCCAGACCTTAAATTCAAATTCTGAATGGGTTGCAACTACCGATGAACAGGAGGATCAAGCGGAAGTCGCCTCGCCCCTGATCTACAATGTCCGTACGGCGCCCCCTACGGTGTACAACCCGGATCTGCAAGCGGTGGTGCAGCAGATGGTGGCCTGGGTGCAAGCTCGGGGTTTGCCCACGGCGGCGCTGTCTATCACGTTGATGGATGTCAGTCGTCCCGAAACGCCGCAAATTGCCGGGTATCAGCAACAGGAGTTGCGCTATCCCGCCAGCGTGGTGAAGTTGTTTTGGCTGGTGATGTTTTTGGCCTATCAACAGGCGGGTTTATTGACCGGGGAGGCGGTGCCGATTGCCGAGTTGACCGCGATGATGCAACTGTCTAGCAACGATGCGGCCAGCCGGGTGGTGGATGCCCTTACGGGAACGGAATCGGGGGAAGCCCTAGGGCCGGCAGAGTTTGCCCAGTGGAAACAAAAACGGGAACAGATCAACCACTTTTTTCGGGGGGCGGGCTACGGTTACCTCAACCTGATGCATAAAAATTTTCCTATCTATGGCTATGAGGAACCCTGGGGTCGGGAATGGCAACTGCGGGGGGGTGACCAACAACCCAGCCGTAACCGGTTGACCACCTGGCAAACGGCGCGCCTGCTCTACGAAATCTACACCCTGCAAGCCGTGTCGCCGACAGCCAGTCAAAAAATCCAGGACTGGATCACCCGGACCTCTCCCCTGCCGGGTTTTTTGGGGGCCAACTTGCCGCCCGATGCCCAGGTGCTCGGCAAAGAGGGCCACACCAGTACCTGTCGCCATGACGGGGTGATCATCCGCCGCAGCGACGGTCGTATGGCCTTTATCCTGGTGGTGTTTGGGGACGACCCGGCCTATAGCGCCGATGAAGAGTTCCTGCCGGAACTGGCCCGCCGGAGTTGGCAAGCCCTCAACCGTCTCTACCCCTAG
- the map gene encoding type I methionyl aminopeptidase: MNVLSSLTVPLRRPAAEATRPQQRPITIKSPREIEIMRVAARIVATVLREISEMVKPGMTTLELDQYAEQRIRELGATPSFKGYHGFPASICASVNHEVVHGIPSAKKVLKPGDILKVDTGAYYQGFHGDSCITIAVGQVSPEAQRLMQVAETALYKGIEQVKEGNTLMDIAGAIEDYVRAQGYRVVEDFTGHGVGRHLHEEPSVFNYRTNQLPNVKLRAGMTLAIEPIVNQGSAKTRILRDRWTAVTVDNKLSAQYEHTVLVTATGYEILTDRNF, from the coding sequence ATGAATGTACTCAGTTCCTTAACGGTTCCCCTACGCCGTCCGGCTGCGGAAGCGACTCGTCCCCAGCAACGCCCGATCACCATCAAATCCCCCCGGGAGATTGAAATTATGCGGGTGGCGGCGCGGATTGTGGCGACGGTGTTGCGGGAAATCAGCGAGATGGTCAAACCGGGTATGACGACCCTCGAACTGGACCAGTACGCCGAGCAGCGGATTCGGGAACTGGGAGCTACGCCTAGCTTTAAGGGGTATCACGGCTTTCCGGCCTCGATTTGCGCTAGCGTCAATCACGAAGTGGTGCACGGCATCCCCAGCGCCAAAAAGGTGCTCAAACCAGGGGATATTCTCAAGGTGGATACGGGGGCCTACTACCAGGGGTTTCACGGGGATTCCTGTATCACGATTGCCGTGGGGCAGGTGTCGCCGGAGGCCCAACGGCTGATGCAGGTGGCGGAAACGGCTCTCTACAAGGGCATCGAGCAGGTGAAAGAGGGCAATACCTTGATGGATATTGCTGGGGCGATTGAGGATTACGTGCGCGCCCAGGGCTACCGGGTGGTGGAGGATTTTACGGGCCACGGGGTGGGGCGCCATCTGCATGAGGAACCGTCGGTGTTTAACTACCGCACTAACCAGTTGCCCAATGTGAAGTTGCGGGCAGGGATGACGCTGGCGATTGAACCAATCGTTAACCAGGGGTCGGCCAAAACCCGTATCCTACGGGACCGGTGGACGGCGGTGACGGTGGATAACAAGCTGTCGGCCCAGTACGAACACACGGTGTTGGTGACGGCGACGGGGTACGAGATTCTCACGGACCGGAATTTCTAG
- a CDS encoding CRR6 family NdhI maturation factor, whose protein sequence is MGLVTIAVSRPVIERLDLRPVQRVLPLEQLPSPDLQVQFAIDFPRDPTDPRELSEVPEVRLWFLWLDTHYPWLPLFLDWQQELARYVAMLVPHQFSPREGIQFNPEALDIFLMGRVFYLYRWLRQRGWAWEGKLTQMAAVLGYQLDPELFRLLAAATQDM, encoded by the coding sequence ATGGGGTTGGTGACCATTGCGGTGTCGCGACCGGTGATCGAACGCCTGGATTTGCGACCAGTGCAACGGGTGCTGCCGCTGGAGCAACTGCCATCGCCGGACTTGCAGGTGCAGTTTGCCATTGATTTCCCCCGCGACCCCACCGACCCCCGGGAACTCTCGGAGGTGCCGGAGGTGCGCCTGTGGTTCCTCTGGCTAGATACCCATTACCCCTGGTTGCCGTTGTTTTTAGACTGGCAGCAGGAGTTGGCCCGCTATGTAGCCATGCTGGTACCGCACCAGTTCAGTCCCCGGGAGGGAATTCAATTCAACCCGGAGGCGCTGGATATCTTCCTCATGGGGCGGGTGTTTTACCTGTATCGCTGGCTGCGGCAGCGGGGCTGGGCCTGGGAGGGGAAATTGACCCAGATGGCGGCAGTGCTGGGGTACCAGCTCGACCCGGAACTGTTTCGTCTCCTGGCGGCGGCTACCCAGGATATGTGA
- the rimO gene encoding 30S ribosomal protein S12 methylthiotransferase RimO, with product MRPRIAFTHLGCEKNRIDTEHMLGLLAAAGYRVDSDPAQADYVVVNTCSFIEAARRESVRTLVELAEADKKVIITGCLAQQFRAELLEVIPEAVAVVGTGDYQHIAQIIERVERGDRVLQVSDKPTYLADETVPRYRTTCAPVAYLRIAEGCDYRCSFCIIPRLRGDQRSRSIESIVAEARELADQGVQELILISQITTNYGLDLYGRPRLADLLYALGDVPIPWIRVHYGYPTGLTPEVLRAFRDVPNVLPYIDLPLQHSHPDILRAMNRPWQPEVNDRLLATIRETLPEAVIRTTFIVGFPGETSAHFAHLCRFVEHHQFDHVGVFTFSPEEGTPAARLPNQVPERTKRRRQRALMQRQQPISLAKHQQYIGRVVDVLLEQENPETGVKIGRAARFSPEVDGQVYVTGSASLGTIVPVKITRADVYDLYGEVAVPP from the coding sequence GTGCGGCCGCGAATTGCTTTTACCCATCTGGGGTGCGAAAAGAATCGTATTGACACGGAACACATGCTGGGGTTGCTGGCGGCGGCGGGATACCGGGTAGATAGCGACCCTGCACAGGCCGATTATGTGGTGGTCAACACCTGTAGTTTTATCGAAGCGGCTCGCCGGGAATCGGTACGGACATTGGTGGAATTGGCCGAGGCGGACAAGAAGGTGATTATTACTGGCTGTTTGGCGCAGCAGTTTCGGGCGGAACTCCTGGAGGTGATTCCTGAAGCGGTGGCGGTGGTGGGGACCGGCGATTATCAGCACATTGCCCAGATAATTGAGCGAGTCGAGCGGGGCGATCGGGTTCTGCAAGTGAGCGATAAACCTACCTACCTGGCCGATGAAACGGTTCCCCGCTATCGCACCACCTGTGCACCGGTGGCCTATTTGCGCATCGCGGAGGGGTGTGACTACCGCTGCAGTTTTTGCATCATTCCCCGGTTGCGGGGGGACCAGCGTTCCCGCTCTATTGAATCCATCGTAGCTGAGGCGCGGGAGTTGGCCGACCAGGGGGTGCAGGAGCTGATCCTGATTTCCCAAATCACCACCAACTACGGCCTGGATTTGTACGGCAGACCCCGCCTAGCCGACTTGCTGTATGCTCTGGGGGACGTGCCCATTCCTTGGATTCGGGTGCATTACGGCTATCCCACTGGTCTGACGCCGGAGGTTTTGCGGGCGTTTCGGGATGTGCCCAACGTGTTGCCCTACATTGACCTGCCCCTGCAGCACTCCCACCCGGACATCCTGCGGGCCATGAACCGCCCCTGGCAGCCCGAGGTGAACGACCGCTTGCTGGCAACCATCCGGGAGACCTTACCGGAGGCCGTGATTCGTACCACGTTTATCGTGGGTTTTCCTGGGGAAACGTCCGCACACTTTGCCCACCTGTGCCGGTTTGTGGAACATCACCAGTTCGATCATGTGGGGGTGTTTACGTTTTCCCCGGAGGAGGGGACGCCGGCAGCCCGCCTGCCCAATCAAGTACCGGAGCGGACCAAACGTCGTCGCCAGCGGGCCTTGATGCAGCGCCAGCAACCCATTTCCCTGGCCAAGCACCAGCAGTACATCGGTCGGGTGGTGGACGTGTTGCTGGAGCAGGAAAACCCGGAAACAGGGGTCAAAATTGGGCGGGCTGCCCGTTTTTCACCGGAAGTGGATGGTCAGGTTTATGTGACCGGCTCGGCCAGCCTGGGCACCATTGTCCCGGTCAAAATCACCCGAGCCGATGTCTATGACCTCTACGGGGAAGTCGCCGTCCCACCATAG
- a CDS encoding response regulator transcription factor yields MTADTPIIVLIDDDDQLRFLTKEYLEMEGGYTVLTAANGQEAWELLEQVHPHLIICDVMMPVMDGYEFVQRLRQHPRLRSIPLIFLSAKGDVSDRIVGLNAGGDVYLVKPFEPEELLAQIRASLARLGWMAQGGSLTQASPDVYLTPTERRVLRLVAQGLTNQQVADELKVSRRTVESHVSNILSKVGLNNRTELTRWAISHFNW; encoded by the coding sequence ATGACGGCCGATACACCCATTATTGTCCTCATAGATGACGATGACCAGCTCCGGTTTTTGACCAAGGAATATCTGGAGATGGAGGGGGGGTACACCGTTTTGACGGCGGCCAACGGACAGGAGGCGTGGGAGCTGCTTGAGCAAGTGCATCCCCATTTAATTATTTGCGATGTGATGATGCCGGTGATGGACGGTTATGAATTTGTCCAACGGCTACGGCAACATCCCCGTCTGCGCTCGATTCCTTTGATTTTTCTGTCGGCCAAAGGGGATGTCAGCGACCGGATTGTGGGGTTGAACGCCGGGGGGGATGTCTATTTGGTCAAACCCTTTGAACCGGAGGAATTATTGGCCCAAATTCGGGCTTCCCTGGCGCGGTTGGGGTGGATGGCCCAGGGGGGGTCCTTGACCCAGGCGTCACCCGATGTCTATCTCACACCTACCGAGCGGCGCGTGTTGCGGCTGGTGGCCCAGGGGTTGACCAATCAACAGGTGGCCGATGAATTGAAGGTGTCGCGGCGCACTGTGGAAAGCCATGTGAGCAATATCTTGAGCAAGGTAGGCCTGAATAACCGCACGGAATTAACCCGCTGGGCTATCAGTCACTTTAATTGGTAA
- a CDS encoding DUF4340 domain-containing protein, translating into MKLAKSTLLILALALGLGTGVALWEGVFKPQRQQEATRRARLFNFTEKDATAITIRQPNQTLQFERVKAGEWRMRQPESKPANEAPIAFLLSQMTTAQRVQDQDITIAAKEKGKFGLDKPLATIEVTLANGNRHRLVLGNADFTGVALYALIDPPVEGETLRVALVPVDLRNAVDRNLSEWQAAPPKEAKPSSQP; encoded by the coding sequence ATGAAACTGGCTAAAAGTACGCTGCTGATTCTGGCACTGGCGCTGGGATTGGGGACTGGTGTGGCCCTGTGGGAGGGGGTCTTCAAGCCGCAACGTCAACAGGAGGCTACCCGCCGGGCGCGTTTGTTTAATTTCACGGAAAAGGACGCCACGGCCATCACCATCCGCCAGCCGAACCAAACGCTGCAGTTTGAACGGGTGAAGGCGGGGGAGTGGCGGATGCGGCAACCGGAGAGTAAACCGGCTAATGAGGCGCCGATTGCCTTTTTACTCAGCCAAATGACGACGGCCCAACGGGTGCAGGACCAGGACATCACCATTGCGGCCAAGGAGAAAGGGAAATTCGGCCTGGATAAACCCCTGGCGACGATTGAGGTGACGTTGGCCAATGGCAACCGGCATCGGCTGGTCCTGGGGAATGCGGATTTTACCGGGGTGGCTCTCTATGCCCTGATTGACCCACCGGTGGAGGGGGAGACGTTGCGGGTGGCACTGGTGCCCGTGGATTTGCGTAATGCGGTGGACCGGAATTTGTCCGAATGGCAGGCGGCACCCCCCAAGGAAGCTAAACCCAGCTCGCAACCGTGA
- the groL gene encoding chaperonin GroEL (60 kDa chaperone family; promotes refolding of misfolded polypeptides especially under stressful conditions; forms two stacked rings of heptamers to form a barrel-shaped 14mer; ends can be capped by GroES; misfolded proteins enter the barrel where they are refolded when GroES binds) gives MVKLVSFDEAARQSLERGVNAVADAVRVTLGPRGRNVVLEKKFGVPEVVNDGATIAKEIELSHPMENTGAQLLKEVAEKTADVAGDGTTTACLLAQAMILEGMKNVSAGSNPINLKRGIDRAVQYLVEKIKEVSRPVEGEMVKQVATISAGNDAEVGQMIYEAMEKVTKDGVITVEESKSLQTELEVVEGMEIDRGYISPYLVTDQENMVAEYENVRLLITDKKISAVADLIPLLEKISRLGQPLLIIAEDVEGEALATLVVNKMRGVLNVCAIKAPSFGDRRKAMLEDIAILTNGQFLSEDLGFKLDQVQPDMLGTARRVTVSKDRTVIVAGQDTQRQVQARIAQLKQELAETDSEFDREKLQERIAKLAGGVAVIKVGAATETELKEKKLRIEDALHATRAAVEEGIIPGGGATLVHVAKGLPDLAASLPDAEMRTGVDIVARAVTYPLRQIADNSGVNGAIVVEKVRQLDLPMGYNAVTGNYEDLIAAGIIDPAKVTRTALENAASIAGMFLTTEALVVEKPEPKPARKPGPGGDDDF, from the coding sequence ATGGTAAAGCTAGTCAGTTTTGATGAAGCAGCGCGCCAGTCCCTAGAGCGGGGGGTCAATGCCGTCGCTGACGCCGTGCGGGTGACCTTGGGGCCCCGTGGTCGCAACGTGGTTTTAGAGAAAAAATTTGGGGTGCCGGAGGTGGTCAACGATGGGGCCACCATTGCTAAGGAAATCGAACTGAGCCATCCCATGGAAAACACCGGCGCCCAACTGCTCAAGGAGGTGGCGGAAAAAACAGCCGATGTCGCTGGGGACGGCACCACCACCGCCTGTTTACTGGCCCAGGCCATGATTCTCGAGGGGATGAAAAACGTCTCCGCCGGCAGCAACCCCATCAATCTCAAACGGGGCATAGACCGGGCCGTGCAGTATCTGGTGGAAAAAATCAAGGAAGTCAGTCGGCCCGTCGAAGGGGAAATGGTCAAGCAGGTGGCCACCATTTCTGCCGGCAACGACGCCGAAGTGGGCCAGATGATTTATGAGGCGATGGAAAAAGTCACCAAAGACGGGGTGATCACGGTCGAGGAATCCAAATCCCTGCAAACTGAGCTGGAAGTCGTAGAGGGGATGGAAATTGACCGGGGTTACATTTCCCCCTACCTGGTGACCGACCAGGAAAACATGGTGGCCGAGTACGAAAACGTGCGGCTGTTGATTACCGACAAAAAAATCAGTGCGGTGGCCGACCTCATCCCCCTACTGGAGAAAATCAGCCGTTTGGGGCAGCCCCTGTTGATTATTGCCGAGGATGTGGAGGGGGAAGCCCTCGCCACCCTGGTGGTCAACAAGATGCGGGGCGTGTTGAATGTCTGCGCCATCAAGGCCCCTTCCTTTGGCGACCGGCGCAAGGCCATGCTGGAGGACATCGCCATCCTCACCAACGGTCAGTTCCTGTCGGAGGATTTGGGCTTTAAGTTGGACCAGGTGCAGCCGGATATGCTGGGGACGGCCCGCCGGGTTACTGTCAGCAAAGACCGCACCGTGATCGTGGCCGGTCAAGACACCCAGCGGCAGGTCCAGGCCCGGATTGCCCAACTGAAACAAGAACTGGCGGAAACCGACTCGGAATTTGACCGGGAAAAGCTACAGGAGCGGATTGCCAAATTGGCCGGCGGCGTGGCAGTGATCAAAGTGGGGGCCGCCACTGAAACTGAACTTAAGGAAAAGAAATTGCGCATAGAAGATGCCCTCCATGCCACCCGGGCTGCCGTAGAAGAAGGCATCATTCCCGGGGGCGGTGCCACGCTGGTGCATGTAGCCAAGGGATTGCCCGATCTGGCCGCTTCCCTACCTGACGCGGAAATGCGCACGGGGGTGGACATTGTCGCCCGCGCCGTGACCTATCCCCTGCGGCAAATCGCCGACAACAGCGGTGTCAACGGGGCCATTGTAGTGGAAAAGGTGCGGCAACTGGACTTACCCATGGGCTACAACGCCGTGACCGGCAACTACGAGGACCTGATCGCCGCCGGCATCATTGACCCGGCCAAGGTCACCCGGACCGCCCTGGAAAACGCGGCCTCCATCGCCGGCATGTTCTTGACCACGGAAGCCCTGGTGGTGGAAAAGCCCGAACCCAAGCCGGCCCGCAAACCTGGTCCAGGGGGGGATGACGACTTCTAA
- a CDS encoding M20 family metallopeptidase: MVSLAGIRPEIQALQPRLVEWRRAFHRRPELGFREIETAARVTRLLRQWGYQPQSGIAQTGVVAVLPGGRPGPVLALRADMDALPIQELNEVPYRSEIDGVMHACGHDGHTAILLGVAHYLAQHQHDWQGTVKLIFQPAEEGPGGAKPMIEAGVLDHPRVEAIFGLHLWNDLPAGTVGVRAGPLMAASDFFRCRIQGRGGHGAKPEQTIDALVIGAQIVVALQTVVARQVSPLEPAVVTVGEFHAGSARNVIADQAYFGGTVRYFHPDLAPVLPQKLEAIVAGICHAYGARYEWSYEYLYPPLVNDPAMAELVRSVAQQVVEPDLGVVPNCQTLGGEDMAFFLQEVPGCYFFLGSANPAKGLDFPHHHPRFDFDETVLSLGVELLVRCLEQYPGR, from the coding sequence GTGGTTTCCCTGGCCGGTATTCGCCCGGAGATTCAAGCTCTGCAACCACGGTTGGTAGAGTGGCGGCGGGCGTTTCACCGACGACCGGAACTGGGTTTTCGGGAAATCGAAACGGCGGCGCGGGTTACGCGACTGCTGCGCCAGTGGGGCTACCAACCCCAAAGCGGGATTGCCCAAACAGGGGTCGTGGCGGTTTTGCCAGGGGGACGACCGGGACCGGTACTGGCCCTGCGGGCAGATATGGATGCCCTGCCGATTCAGGAACTCAACGAGGTCCCCTATCGCTCGGAAATTGATGGGGTGATGCACGCCTGCGGCCACGACGGGCACACGGCTATCCTGCTGGGGGTGGCGCATTACCTGGCCCAACATCAGCACGACTGGCAGGGAACGGTGAAGTTGATTTTTCAACCGGCGGAAGAAGGGCCGGGGGGCGCTAAACCCATGATCGAGGCGGGGGTGCTGGATCATCCCCGGGTGGAAGCCATCTTTGGCCTGCACTTGTGGAATGATTTGCCGGCTGGGACGGTGGGGGTGCGCGCTGGTCCCCTGATGGCGGCGTCGGATTTTTTCCGGTGCCGGATTCAAGGACGAGGGGGCCATGGGGCCAAACCGGAACAGACGATTGATGCGCTGGTGATTGGGGCGCAGATTGTGGTAGCTTTGCAAACGGTGGTGGCGCGCCAAGTCAGTCCTCTGGAACCGGCGGTGGTCACGGTGGGGGAGTTTCATGCGGGTTCGGCGCGGAATGTGATTGCCGACCAGGCTTATTTCGGTGGTACGGTGCGCTATTTCCACCCGGATTTGGCGCCGGTGTTGCCCCAGAAGTTGGAGGCGATAGTGGCGGGGATTTGCCATGCTTATGGTGCGCGCTACGAGTGGAGCTATGAGTATCTTTATCCGCCTTTGGTCAATGACCCGGCAATGGCAGAATTAGTGCGCTCGGTGGCCCAGCAGGTGGTAGAACCGGACCTGGGGGTGGTGCCGAATTGTCAAACCCTGGGGGGCGAAGATATGGCTTTTTTCCTGCAGGAGGTGCCGGGGTGCTATTTCTTTTTGGGGTCGGCTAATCCTGCTAAAGGACTGGACTTTCCCCACCACCATCCCCGCTTTGACTTTGATGAAACGGTGCTCAGTTTGGGCGTAGAATTGTTAGTGCGTTGCCTGGAGCAGTACCCCGGACGATGA
- a CDS encoding flavodoxin family protein, which produces MAQVAIVYFSGMGHTHLMAEAVAAGAQQVPGTTVELLRITGEQIHQGRWQDETYLERLHRADAIVFGSPTYMGGVAAQFKAFLDATSGIWFQQRWKDKLAGGFTHSSSPSGDKQGTLLYLVVHAAQHGMVWVGAADLPDATGVNRLGSFLGVMGQSPMPMDGQPTLDPGDRETAVRYGQRIAQLARRWTKAV; this is translated from the coding sequence ATGGCGCAAGTAGCCATTGTTTACTTTTCTGGGATGGGGCATACGCACCTGATGGCCGAGGCCGTGGCTGCTGGTGCCCAGCAGGTACCCGGAACCACGGTGGAACTGTTGCGGATTACGGGGGAGCAGATTCACCAGGGGCGTTGGCAGGACGAAACCTACCTGGAGCGACTCCACCGAGCGGATGCCATTGTATTTGGCTCGCCGACCTATATGGGGGGGGTAGCTGCCCAATTCAAGGCGTTTTTAGATGCCACCAGTGGGATTTGGTTCCAACAGCGCTGGAAGGATAAGCTGGCGGGGGGATTCACCCATTCCAGTTCCCCCAGCGGCGATAAACAGGGCACGCTGCTGTACTTGGTCGTCCATGCGGCCCAGCACGGCATGGTCTGGGTGGGAGCAGCCGATTTACCCGACGCCACAGGGGTCAATCGGTTAGGGTCATTTTTGGGGGTGATGGGGCAAAGTCCCATGCCGATGGATGGTCAACCCACCCTGGACCCCGGCGACCGGGAAACAGCCGTGCGTTATGGCCAGCGCATCGCTCAGTTGGCCCGGCGATGGACTAAGGCTGTGTAG
- the sppA gene encoding signal peptide peptidase SppA, translating to MVWRWWGRPRCVAKVEINGVINGAVRKRVLKALQVVKAKKYPALLVRIDSPGGTVGDSQEIYSALCDLQSRTQIVASFGNIAASGGVYIGMGAPHIMANPGTVTGSIGVILRGNNLEELLKKIGVSFKVVKSGPYKDILAFDRELTPEEHQILQQLIDVSYHQFITTVATARRLPLERVREFADGRIFTGEQALALGVVDRLGTEEDARRWACELAGLDPERTPVRTIAGRPRSLLARLSQQALLWDYAGIPLWLYSP from the coding sequence ATGGTGTGGCGGTGGTGGGGGCGACCCCGGTGTGTGGCCAAGGTGGAAATTAACGGGGTTATCAACGGCGCAGTGCGCAAGCGGGTGCTAAAGGCCCTGCAGGTGGTGAAAGCCAAGAAGTATCCAGCTCTGTTGGTGCGCATTGATAGCCCTGGCGGCACGGTAGGAGATTCCCAGGAGATTTACAGCGCCCTGTGTGATTTGCAATCCCGCACCCAAATTGTGGCCAGTTTTGGCAATATCGCCGCGTCGGGGGGAGTGTATATCGGCATGGGCGCACCCCACATTATGGCCAATCCCGGCACGGTCACCGGCAGCATCGGTGTGATCCTGCGGGGGAATAATCTAGAGGAGCTGCTGAAAAAAATCGGTGTGTCCTTCAAGGTGGTCAAGTCCGGGCCGTACAAGGACATCCTGGCCTTTGACCGGGAACTGACCCCTGAGGAGCACCAAATTTTACAACAGCTCATTGATGTCAGCTACCACCAGTTCATTACTACGGTGGCAACGGCCCGGCGTTTACCCCTGGAGCGGGTGCGGGAGTTTGCCGATGGCCGGATTTTCACGGGTGAACAGGCCCTGGCTTTGGGGGTAGTAGACCGCCTGGGCACGGAAGAGGACGCCCGCCGCTGGGCCTGTGAGTTAGCCGGTCTTGACCCGGAACGCACCCCGGTCCGTACCATTGCCGGTCGGCCCCGTTCTCTCCTAGCGCGTCTGAGCCAGCAAGCCCTCCTGTGGGACTACGCCGGCATTCCCCTGTGGCTGTACAGCCCATGA
- a CDS encoding HD domain-containing protein: MMLSERFAQALAYAHQLHQSQVRKGTAIPYLSHLLAVSALVLENGGDEDQAIAALLHDSLEDGPRYSPYTRDQITADIATRFGERVLRIVEGCTDREHQETRDWRTRKEHYLQHLEQVDADVLLVANADKLHNAQAIWRDYQQRGEQLWERFSGGKTGTLWYYQRLAELFHRRRPGWLAQQLQTVVQALVEAALAERTSAPPVNQPSAGDKR, translated from the coding sequence ATGATGTTGAGCGAACGTTTTGCCCAAGCCTTAGCCTACGCCCACCAACTACACCAATCCCAGGTGCGCAAGGGCACAGCTATTCCCTACCTCAGCCATCTGTTGGCGGTGAGTGCCCTGGTGCTGGAAAACGGCGGCGATGAGGACCAAGCCATTGCTGCGCTGTTACACGACAGCTTAGAAGACGGCCCCCGCTATAGTCCCTACACCCGGGACCAAATCACCGCCGACATTGCTACTCGCTTTGGCGAGCGCGTCCTGCGCATTGTTGAGGGCTGTACCGACCGGGAACACCAAGAAACCCGCGACTGGCGGACCCGCAAAGAGCACTATTTGCAGCACCTAGAGCAGGTTGATGCAGACGTTTTGCTCGTCGCCAATGCCGACAAACTGCACAATGCCCAGGCCATCTGGCGCGACTACCAACAGCGAGGGGAGCAACTATGGGAGCGCTTTAGCGGCGGTAAAACGGGCACCCTGTGGTATTACCAGCGCTTGGCTGAGCTGTTTCATCGCCGTCGCCCAGGGTGGTTGGCCCAGCAGTTGCAGACGGTGGTCCAGGCGCTGGTGGAAGCTGCCCTTGCTGAGCGAACGTCAGCGCCACCTGTAAATCAGCCGTCTGCCGGGGATAAGCGATAG